A genomic window from Lactobacillus sp. ESL0677 includes:
- a CDS encoding teichoic acid D-Ala incorporation-associated protein DltX — protein MDKKEKIDSRGKRIGKFVLTTIIYCVILLALIYLYQYSGLTSVHFIYDEF, from the coding sequence ATGGATAAAAAAGAGAAAATTGATTCTCGGGGCAAACGAATAGGGAAGTTTGTTCTGACAACAATTATTTATTGTGTCATTTTACTGGCACTAATCTATTTGTATCAATATAGCGGCCTTACTTCGGTTCACTTTATTTACGACGAATTCTAA
- the amaP gene encoding alkaline shock response membrane anchor protein AmaP has translation MKRSKKWLLILCAVLLLPVPVYLLWQNCNLWQKYLQLKLPSISTLNPIFTWYLIAISTIMIIILIISLLILLFWPVQSSFHLIPKQSGQVKITNKAVNGFVLSSLKDLPYLNNAKVDSKLTKHHIKISVSGNLGAGENVANLLEGYLQKIKVDLKQLLGIEQKPKIKIKFTNYHNGEKPEKRVQ, from the coding sequence TTGAAGCGAAGTAAAAAATGGCTATTGATATTATGTGCAGTACTCCTATTGCCCGTGCCAGTCTATCTTTTATGGCAAAATTGTAACTTATGGCAAAAATATTTACAGCTAAAATTACCATCAATCAGTACTCTTAACCCAATATTTACTTGGTATCTAATTGCCATTAGCACCATTATGATTATTATTTTAATTATTAGTTTACTGATCTTGCTTTTTTGGCCAGTACAAAGCAGTTTTCACTTGATTCCAAAACAAAGCGGACAAGTAAAAATCACTAATAAAGCCGTCAACGGTTTTGTCCTAAGCTCACTAAAAGACCTCCCCTACCTAAACAACGCTAAGGTTGATTCCAAATTAACTAAGCACCATATCAAAATTAGTGTGAGCGGTAATCTTGGAGCTGGAGAAAATGTGGCCAATTTGCTTGAAGGCTATCTTCAAAAAATAAAAGTTGACCTTAAGCAACTACTAGGGATTGAGCAAAAGCCAAAAATCAAAATCAAGTTTACTAACTATCACAACGGTGAAAAGCCTGAAAAGCGCGTTCAGTAA
- a CDS encoding cation:proton antiporter produces MTFLGELILILFSSIILGQIFTRLKMPTVIGQLLSGILLGPALLNWIKPDNLISLFSQFGIILLMFLAGLESNLELLKKYFKLSFTIATTGVILPITFIGLASYLFGMSILEAIFIGIVFSATSVSISVVVLQEQGQLHSRAGTAILGAAIFDDILAVVVLSLFTAFSHSGENNDPTTNIFIKFALEIGYFGFIWLIYRLTPKLIQLTSKMTVNHASDIAALSLVLTLAWTADYVGLSDVIGAFFGGLALRQTPQHQKIQRSIDTIGYAIFIPIFFTNIGLAITFASFKQDLVFISVLTILAIISKFWAGKYSSELFGFSKNEGNIVGAGMISRGEVALIVAQLGQSIHLISQDIYSSIIVVIIITTILSPFILNYFIQNNQ; encoded by the coding sequence ATGACTTTTTTAGGAGAATTAATTTTAATCTTATTTAGTTCCATTATTTTGGGACAAATATTTACACGATTAAAAATGCCTACAGTGATTGGACAATTACTTTCGGGGATTTTACTTGGGCCAGCCTTACTTAATTGGATCAAACCAGACAATTTAATCAGTCTTTTTTCACAATTCGGGATAATTTTATTAATGTTTTTAGCCGGATTAGAAAGTAATCTTGAACTACTTAAAAAATATTTCAAATTAAGTTTTACTATCGCTACGACTGGTGTAATTTTGCCAATCACATTTATTGGACTTGCTAGTTATCTATTCGGAATGTCCATACTAGAAGCTATTTTTATTGGCATTGTTTTTTCTGCTACCAGCGTCTCGATCTCTGTAGTTGTCCTACAAGAACAAGGTCAGCTGCACAGTCGTGCTGGGACAGCTATTTTAGGTGCAGCTATTTTTGACGATATTTTAGCAGTAGTTGTGCTTAGTCTTTTTACTGCATTCAGTCATTCAGGAGAAAATAATGATCCTACTACTAATATTTTCATAAAATTTGCGTTGGAAATTGGATACTTTGGCTTTATCTGGTTAATTTATCGACTAACACCAAAATTAATACAACTCACCAGCAAAATGACAGTGAATCATGCAAGCGATATTGCCGCATTAAGTCTTGTTCTAACGCTTGCTTGGACTGCCGATTATGTAGGATTATCAGATGTAATTGGTGCTTTCTTTGGCGGACTTGCTCTTAGACAAACCCCTCAACACCAAAAGATCCAACGATCAATTGATACCATTGGTTATGCCATTTTTATTCCCATCTTTTTCACTAATATTGGATTGGCAATTACTTTTGCAAGTTTTAAGCAGGACTTAGTTTTTATTAGTGTGCTAACTATTTTAGCAATTATTTCTAAATTTTGGGCGGGAAAATATAGCAGCGAGTTATTCGGCTTTAGTAAAAATGAAGGCAATATTGTTGGTGCAGGTATGATCTCTCGAGGCGAAGTGGCTTTGATTGTAGCCCAACTTGGTCAGAGTATTCATTTAATATCGCAGGATATATATTCCAGTATAATTGTTGTCATTATTATCACAACAATCTTATCGCCATTTATTTTGAATTACTTTATCCAAAATAACCAATAA
- the cbpB gene encoding cyclic-di-AMP-binding protein CbpB, which produces MFSPAIKHLIQEKSGSFLIPATRIVFVLDNNPLYHAFLILTRVKYSKIPVLDSQNHVVGLLSLAMITDKMMKTDEISLDPLSELKVRDVMQTDFDKINFAQTTLEAQLHLLVDNAFLPVVDDHNVFQGLLTRREWIKAFNYVVHNFEEKYNVTKKINCYN; this is translated from the coding sequence ATGTTCTCACCCGCAATTAAACATTTAATTCAAGAAAAATCAGGTTCATTCCTTATTCCAGCAACAAGAATTGTATTTGTTTTAGATAATAATCCGCTTTACCACGCATTTTTGATTTTAACACGCGTTAAATATTCGAAAATTCCGGTTTTAGACAGTCAAAATCACGTTGTTGGCCTTCTCAGTTTAGCAATGATTACCGATAAAATGATGAAGACTGACGAAATTTCTCTTGATCCACTATCCGAATTAAAGGTTCGTGATGTAATGCAAACTGATTTTGATAAAATAAATTTTGCACAAACTACTCTAGAGGCTCAATTACACTTATTAGTTGATAATGCATTCTTACCTGTGGTTGACGATCATAACGTTTTTCAAGGGTTACTAACTAGGCGCGAATGGATTAAGGCATTTAATTACGTCGTTCACAATTTTGAGGAAAAATATAACGTAACTAAAAAAATAAATTGCTACAATTAA
- a CDS encoding glucosamine-6-phosphate deaminase, which translates to MKIITTTNNVQGGVEAFKIFKYEIENGAKVLGLATGSTPVTLYQELAASSLDTSNLISINLDEYVGLTPDNDQSYHYFMQQHLFAKKTFKKTYIPDGIKAISDPEGAAADYDKIIAENPIDVQLLGIGQNGHIAFNEPGTSFDSTTHEVTLTENTIKANSRFFSNIDDVPKSAICMGIANIMSAKKIVIMAFGATKAKAIKAMISGPVTEDMPASILQKHPDVTVIVDPAAASELNK; encoded by the coding sequence ATGAAAATAATTACCACAACCAACAATGTCCAAGGCGGCGTTGAAGCTTTCAAAATTTTTAAATATGAAATCGAAAACGGCGCTAAAGTACTAGGACTTGCTACTGGTTCTACCCCAGTAACTTTATACCAAGAATTAGCAGCAAGTAGCCTTGATACTAGTAACTTAATCAGCATTAACTTGGACGAATACGTCGGTTTAACTCCTGATAACGACCAAAGTTACCATTACTTTATGCAACAGCATCTCTTTGCTAAGAAGACATTTAAGAAAACTTACATTCCTGATGGTATTAAGGCAATTAGCGATCCTGAAGGCGCTGCCGCTGATTACGATAAAATCATTGCTGAAAATCCAATCGATGTGCAACTTTTAGGGATTGGCCAAAATGGTCACATTGCCTTTAACGAGCCTGGAACCTCTTTTGACTCAACCACTCATGAAGTAACATTAACCGAAAATACAATTAAAGCAAATTCTCGTTTCTTCAGTAATATTGATGATGTACCAAAATCCGCTATTTGTATGGGCATCGCCAACATTATGTCAGCCAAAAAAATTGTAATTATGGCTTTTGGTGCTACCAAGGCTAAGGCAATCAAAGCAATGATTTCCGGGCCTGTAACAGAAGACATGCCAGCATCTATCTTGCAAAAGCACCCTGACGTAACAGTAATTGTTGACCCAGCCGCTGCAAGTGAACTAAATAAATAA
- the dltA gene encoding D-alanine--poly(phosphoribitol) ligase subunit DltA, with translation MIKNIIKKIDEIAKADPDRIAYDYLGQTNTYGDLERRSNAWAHKINSLNIPEHSPIMIWGGQTFEMVASFLGCVKSGHAYIPIASYSNAERLVMIQEVSQAQVVLAIDDLPEIDLSQLQIVHPAEVEDSDFAVDPANFVAGADNFYIIFTSGTSGKPKGVQISHDNLLSFVNWEMADFALPEHPSFLVQAPYSFDLSVMSLYPALVGAGKLVVLPHDVTQNFAQLFMTMPKLQFNVWVSTPSFAQMCFLDKTFDGTHHPDLTHFLFCGEELPHTEVAMLRKKFPSSKIFNTYGPTETTVAVTQVEITDDVLAKYDRLPIGRVKADTRITIDKSKGDQPNEGEIIIEGPSVSKGYMNNPEKTAKGFFKDPADKYMSHRSGDEGFFDGDMLFYRGRIDFQIKFNGYRIELEEINHYLGKNKFVDHGVAAPKYNKDHTVKQIIAEIELKDGVKKQYSEAEITKAIRADLADGLMPYMIPQRFVYREKLPVSQNGKVDIKAVIKEVNE, from the coding sequence ATGATTAAAAATATAATTAAGAAAATTGACGAAATTGCTAAAGCTGATCCAGATCGGATTGCTTATGATTATCTTGGTCAAACTAATACCTATGGTGATCTTGAACGGCGCTCGAATGCTTGGGCGCATAAAATTAACAGTTTAAATATTCCGGAGCATAGTCCAATTATGATCTGGGGCGGGCAAACTTTTGAAATGGTTGCTAGTTTTTTAGGCTGTGTCAAGTCCGGCCATGCGTATATTCCAATTGCCAGCTATTCCAATGCAGAACGGCTAGTAATGATTCAGGAAGTTTCACAAGCACAGGTTGTACTGGCAATTGATGATTTACCTGAAATTGATTTGTCTCAATTGCAAATTGTTCATCCAGCTGAGGTTGAAGATAGTGATTTTGCAGTTGATCCTGCTAACTTTGTTGCGGGAGCTGATAATTTCTACATTATCTTTACTTCTGGAACTAGTGGCAAGCCAAAGGGCGTGCAAATTAGTCATGATAACTTGTTAAGCTTTGTTAATTGGGAAATGGCTGACTTTGCTCTACCTGAGCATCCAAGCTTTTTGGTTCAAGCGCCATACTCGTTTGACCTTTCTGTAATGAGTCTTTATCCAGCACTAGTTGGTGCTGGTAAGCTGGTTGTTTTACCACATGATGTTACCCAGAACTTTGCTCAATTATTTATGACAATGCCTAAACTGCAATTTAACGTTTGGGTTTCAACACCGTCATTTGCTCAAATGTGCTTCTTGGATAAGACTTTTGATGGTACACACCATCCAGATTTAACCCACTTCCTATTTTGTGGTGAAGAATTACCGCACACGGAAGTGGCAATGCTGCGTAAGAAGTTTCCAAGCAGTAAAATCTTCAATACTTATGGCCCAACCGAAACAACGGTTGCTGTTACCCAAGTTGAAATTACCGATGATGTCTTGGCTAAATATGATCGTTTGCCAATTGGGAGAGTTAAGGCAGACACGCGCATCACGATTGATAAGTCTAAGGGCGATCAACCGAATGAGGGCGAAATCATTATTGAGGGGCCAAGTGTCTCTAAGGGTTATATGAATAATCCTGAAAAAACAGCGAAGGGCTTCTTTAAAGATCCTGCTGATAAATACATGAGTCACCGCTCAGGGGACGAGGGCTTCTTTGATGGCGACATGCTGTTTTATCGTGGCCGCATTGATTTTCAAATTAAATTTAATGGTTACAGAATTGAGCTTGAAGAAATCAACCATTATCTTGGCAAAAACAAGTTTGTTGATCATGGGGTTGCTGCGCCAAAATATAATAAAGATCACACGGTTAAGCAGATTATTGCTGAAATTGAACTAAAAGATGGTGTTAAAAAGCAGTATTCAGAAGCTGAAATCACTAAAGCGATTAGAGCTGATTTAGCTGATGGTCTAATGCCTTATATGATTCCCCAACGTTTTGTTTACCGTGAAAAATTACCGGTTTCGCAAAATGGTAAGGTAGATATTAAAGCTGTAATTAAGGAGGTTAATGAGTAG
- a CDS encoding type II CAAX endopeptidase family protein: MKKLFNWLGNIAGIILAFASYQILEYFYFFPHQLEKLLHINYVMLIILTAIATILVLVSILYLYQRQLKIENNWGFNQSPYWDGHRLLIMLFGLILIVVCSYTLQILLGVTAQNTSTNQAMLDKISLQAGGLFIPMVCIIAPICEETIFRGLFFNTFFMKESKVSKWVGIICSGFVFGYMHDPSITKFIIIYWVLGCILAWVYTSTKDLRYSMLTHIFYNSLPYLLVILDKVIQNKWR, translated from the coding sequence ATGAAAAAACTGTTTAATTGGCTAGGAAATATTGCTGGTATCATTTTAGCATTTGCTAGTTACCAAATTTTGGAGTACTTTTACTTTTTCCCGCACCAATTGGAAAAACTGTTGCATATTAATTATGTAATGCTGATTATTTTGACCGCGATTGCAACGATTTTAGTGTTGGTATCCATTTTATATTTATATCAAAGACAGTTAAAAATAGAGAATAATTGGGGCTTTAACCAATCTCCATATTGGGATGGCCATCGTCTATTAATCATGTTATTTGGCTTAATTTTAATTGTTGTTTGCAGCTATACGTTACAAATTTTATTAGGCGTAACAGCGCAGAACACTTCAACTAATCAGGCAATGTTAGACAAAATTTCGCTACAAGCAGGCGGCTTATTTATTCCAATGGTTTGTATAATTGCGCCAATCTGCGAAGAAACGATTTTTCGCGGTTTGTTTTTTAACACTTTTTTCATGAAAGAAAGTAAGGTAAGCAAGTGGGTAGGGATAATTTGCAGCGGGTTCGTATTTGGTTACATGCATGATCCTAGCATTACTAAATTTATCATTATCTATTGGGTCTTGGGATGCATTTTAGCATGGGTTTATACGAGCACTAAGGATTTGCGCTATTCTATGTTGACGCATATATTTTATAATTCGCTACCTTATTTATTGGTTATTTTGGATAAAGTAATTCAAAATAAATGGCGATAA
- a CDS encoding ABC transporter ATP-binding protein/permease gives MLQLKDLRKSYHVGDTVTHALNDVSVSFRNQEFVAILGPSGSGKTTMLNVIGGLDRYDSGDLIINGKSTKNFKETDWDAYRNNSVGFVFQNYNLISHLSIIANVELGMNLSGVPASERHKRAIEALTQVGLKEHINKKPNQLSGGQMQRVAIARALANNPDILLCDEPTGALDTETSEQIMQLIKQVAKDRLVIMVTHNPKLAEEYASRIVNFQDGKILNDSDPYEPKDEQDTFKLKRTKMSYWNAIKLSFTNIMTKKGRTTLTAFASSIGIISIAIVLALSNGFQKQIDTTMSKALAKYPISISQTATNASSTKNDDSDKNVKNRGYITAKESELQSSTHQNKITPAYIDYVKKINPDYANNISYQRGVNLNLLAKDGQKIKRVKFSTIATSATSAQESALAEVQESSGFGSAVFPTTLKSGKTSFLKDNYQLLNGSWPKKATDLILVTNNKDTVNINVFKNLGFKIKNGEKLPFNKLLGKEYKIIDNDDYYQKLPTGMFIPQKADTAMYNNSKTTLRVVGIIRPKNKDSLSLLSPGITYSDQLTQHIIKANKNSAIVTAQKKSKQNVMTGQNMSTAEKKQMMQAIGGSTLPMGIMIYPNDFNSKDKVLNYLDKWNKGKSKKNKIIYTDMSSAVTSMTGGLLNGITTVLVAFAAISLVTSMIMIGILTYTSVLERTKEIGVLKALGARKKDITRVFDAETFILGVFSGVLGIIIAYLLTFPINSILYNITDLTNVAQLNPIHALILIIISTILTLIGGHLPARMAAKKDAAIALRSE, from the coding sequence ATGCTGCAATTAAAAGATTTACGCAAATCCTACCACGTGGGTGATACTGTCACACATGCACTTAATGATGTTTCGGTTTCATTTCGTAATCAAGAATTTGTCGCCATTTTAGGACCGAGTGGTTCCGGAAAAACAACCATGCTAAACGTCATTGGTGGCCTTGACCGTTATGATTCTGGTGACTTAATTATCAACGGTAAATCAACCAAGAATTTTAAAGAAACGGATTGGGATGCATACCGTAACAACTCTGTTGGTTTTGTCTTCCAAAATTACAATCTAATCTCACATCTCTCAATCATCGCCAACGTCGAATTGGGAATGAATTTATCTGGTGTTCCCGCTAGTGAACGCCATAAACGTGCAATTGAGGCTTTAACACAAGTTGGTCTGAAGGAACATATTAACAAAAAGCCCAATCAGTTATCTGGGGGGCAAATGCAACGGGTGGCAATTGCGCGAGCATTAGCTAATAATCCCGATATTTTACTCTGTGATGAGCCGACTGGAGCCCTTGATACTGAGACTTCTGAGCAAATCATGCAGCTAATTAAGCAGGTTGCTAAAGATCGCTTAGTAATTATGGTGACGCACAACCCTAAATTAGCTGAGGAATATGCTTCTAGAATTGTTAACTTCCAAGATGGTAAAATTCTCAACGATTCTGACCCTTATGAACCAAAAGATGAGCAAGATACGTTTAAACTTAAACGCACTAAAATGTCTTATTGGAACGCAATTAAATTGAGTTTTACCAATATTATGACCAAAAAAGGTCGCACGACACTGACAGCTTTTGCATCAAGTATCGGAATCATTTCAATTGCCATCGTTTTAGCGCTATCAAACGGTTTTCAAAAGCAAATTGATACCACAATGAGCAAGGCACTAGCTAAGTATCCGATTTCAATCAGCCAAACGGCAACTAACGCATCAAGTACTAAAAATGATGATTCTGATAAAAACGTCAAAAACCGCGGCTATATCACAGCCAAAGAAAGCGAACTGCAGTCATCCACGCACCAAAATAAAATTACGCCGGCGTATATTGACTACGTGAAAAAGATTAATCCTGACTACGCTAATAATATTTCTTACCAGCGTGGCGTTAATCTCAATTTACTAGCTAAAGATGGTCAAAAAATTAAACGAGTTAAATTTTCAACAATTGCCACTAGCGCCACTAGTGCACAAGAATCTGCATTAGCGGAAGTCCAAGAAAGCAGCGGTTTCGGCTCAGCAGTTTTTCCAACTACTCTTAAATCAGGGAAGACTTCATTTCTGAAAGATAATTATCAATTACTTAACGGTTCCTGGCCCAAAAAGGCAACTGACTTAATTCTGGTAACCAACAATAAGGACACTGTTAACATCAACGTCTTTAAGAACTTAGGTTTCAAAATTAAAAATGGTGAGAAATTGCCGTTCAACAAGTTGCTTGGTAAAGAATACAAGATCATTGATAACGACGATTACTACCAAAAATTGCCAACTGGAATGTTCATCCCGCAAAAAGCTGACACAGCAATGTACAACAATAGTAAAACTACGCTACGAGTAGTCGGCATTATTCGACCAAAGAACAAAGATTCACTCTCCCTACTTTCTCCTGGAATTACCTACAGTGATCAGCTAACGCAGCACATCATCAAGGCCAACAAAAATTCTGCAATTGTGACAGCACAAAAGAAGTCCAAACAGAATGTCATGACTGGACAAAATATGAGCACAGCTGAAAAGAAGCAAATGATGCAAGCTATCGGTGGTTCCACCTTGCCAATGGGCATCATGATTTATCCAAATGACTTTAATTCAAAAGATAAAGTCTTAAATTACCTCGACAAATGGAATAAAGGTAAGAGTAAGAAAAATAAGATTATTTATACCGATATGTCAAGTGCCGTTACATCAATGACTGGTGGTCTGCTCAACGGAATTACCACGGTTCTTGTAGCCTTTGCTGCAATATCATTGGTTACCTCAATGATTATGATTGGGATTTTAACTTATACTTCCGTTCTTGAACGAACTAAAGAAATTGGTGTGCTCAAAGCTCTCGGAGCTCGGAAGAAAGATATTACCCGTGTGTTTGATGCCGAGACATTTATTCTGGGAGTCTTTTCAGGAGTCTTGGGCATTATCATCGCTTACCTGTTAACCTTCCCAATTAACAGCATCTTGTACAATATCACCGATTTAACAAATGTAGCTCAACTTAATCCAATCCACGCATTAATTTTGATCATCATTTCAACAATTTTGACTCTGATTGGCGGCCATCTCCCAGCACGCATGGCAGCCAAAAAGGATGCAGCAATTGCATTAAGAAGTGAATAA
- a CDS encoding heavy metal translocating P-type ATPase translates to MSLRRQWKFILVLIAGVIGLICQFILKTKSLFQIGSLQFPIQTILIDIIGVMMAISLLMEIVDDFKTGRYGVDILAVIAVVSTILIGDQWAEWMILVMMTGGETLEDYATGQADKELRSLLSNSPSIANKIVNNKLVSVDVEQLKPGDHVLIKPGEQVPVDGKVVKGSSSFDQSSLTGESVPVDKQLGDELMSGSINGSDAVEMSVTKKASDSEYQTIVSLVKSSQAQPAKFVKMADRYAVPFTIISLVIGIAAWIHSGNPVNFAEVMVVASPCPLLIAAPVALVSGMSSMSKHHIIVKSGPTLEKLATAKTFAFDKTGTLTENQLVIDAIVPSPDSNFDEKTLQSYAASVEQQSSHIIANSLVNVTNKQLIKPATDIKETTSEGISGNVEDHVVKVGKLRYVAPDEKINAVNSTAVYVSIDNQYAGYITFKDQLRPESATTVARLKRQGGEHIMMLTGDHKDVADKIGKEVGVDDVHSELLPAQKIQAIKEVPQANRPVVMTGDGVNDAPSLTAADVGIAMGAKGASAASESADAVIMVNDLSKVNDAVAISKHTMKVANVDVLTAISIVIIIELIAFTGVIPAFWGAILQECVDMISISLALLAKTQPKNPKQTGLVADK, encoded by the coding sequence ATGAGCTTAAGACGACAATGGAAATTTATCCTTGTATTAATTGCTGGTGTAATTGGTCTTATCTGTCAATTTATTTTAAAAACCAAAAGTTTATTTCAAATTGGCAGTTTACAATTTCCCATTCAAACAATTTTAATCGATATTATTGGTGTTATGATGGCAATTTCCTTATTAATGGAAATTGTCGACGACTTTAAGACTGGTCGCTACGGCGTTGACATTCTTGCCGTAATTGCTGTTGTTTCGACCATTTTAATTGGCGATCAATGGGCCGAGTGGATGATTTTAGTTATGATGACTGGTGGCGAAACACTAGAAGATTACGCTACGGGGCAAGCCGACAAAGAACTGCGATCACTGTTAAGCAACTCGCCAAGTATTGCTAACAAAATTGTTAATAACAAACTTGTTTCTGTCGATGTTGAACAACTAAAACCTGGTGATCATGTTTTAATCAAGCCTGGTGAACAAGTGCCTGTTGACGGTAAGGTAGTTAAGGGCTCATCCAGCTTTGATCAATCCTCATTGACTGGTGAATCTGTCCCTGTTGACAAGCAACTCGGTGACGAGTTAATGTCGGGATCGATTAATGGTAGTGATGCCGTCGAAATGAGTGTTACTAAAAAAGCGAGCGATTCCGAATACCAAACGATTGTCTCTTTAGTCAAGTCTTCGCAAGCGCAACCTGCAAAATTTGTCAAAATGGCTGACCGCTATGCTGTTCCATTTACCATTATTTCCTTAGTTATCGGGATCGCAGCTTGGATTCATTCAGGAAATCCCGTCAACTTCGCGGAAGTTATGGTTGTAGCTTCCCCATGTCCGTTATTAATCGCGGCGCCAGTTGCCCTAGTTTCCGGCATGAGTTCAATGTCCAAGCACCATATCATTGTCAAATCAGGTCCAACTCTAGAAAAGTTGGCTACAGCCAAGACTTTTGCCTTCGATAAAACCGGTACTTTAACAGAAAATCAATTAGTTATTGACGCAATTGTTCCTTCTCCTGATAGTAATTTTGACGAAAAAACTTTACAAAGTTATGCAGCTAGTGTCGAACAACAATCAAGCCATATCATTGCTAATTCTTTAGTTAACGTAACAAACAAGCAGCTCATTAAACCTGCAACTGATATCAAAGAAACAACTAGTGAAGGAATCAGCGGCAACGTTGAAGATCACGTTGTTAAAGTTGGTAAATTACGTTATGTTGCTCCTGATGAAAAAATTAATGCGGTTAATTCTACTGCCGTTTACGTTTCAATTGATAATCAATATGCAGGCTATATCACCTTCAAAGATCAATTACGACCAGAAAGTGCAACAACAGTTGCTCGCCTAAAGCGGCAAGGTGGCGAGCACATTATGATGCTTACTGGTGACCACAAAGACGTTGCCGATAAGATTGGTAAAGAAGTCGGCGTAGACGATGTTCATTCCGAACTTTTGCCTGCACAAAAAATCCAGGCAATTAAAGAAGTCCCACAAGCAAATCGCCCAGTTGTCATGACCGGCGACGGCGTTAATGATGCTCCGAGCTTAACAGCGGCCGATGTCGGTATTGCAATGGGTGCTAAAGGTGCCTCTGCTGCTAGCGAAAGTGCTGATGCCGTCATTATGGTTAACGACTTATCCAAAGTTAACGATGCCGTTGCAATTTCTAAGCATACAATGAAAGTAGCTAATGTTGACGTTTTAACAGCGATTAGTATTGTAATTATTATTGAACTAATCGCCTTCACCGGTGTTATTCCAGCATTCTGGGGCGCCATCCTGCAGGAATGTGTTGATATGATTTCAATTAGTTTAGCTTTATTGGCCAAAACCCAGCCTAAAAATCCTAAGCAAACAGGTTTAGTTGCAGATAAATAA
- a CDS encoding ElyC/SanA/YdcF family protein, with protein sequence MHFFQIFSSNQPFTYLTILLFLTFIVFLTAWLKEPRRLFNGILFTTFILILGIWFTVLIIATNLQILINIYIVVLALFVTIIVLMAAFSWLFFLWNAYFVWQRESHTLPNLLTLFIGLALIIVWAIALIGPFKAAPYWLKALLYATPAVVLYFLLVAYNFLVNLALYQLVPRQYNQDYLIVLGAGLYNGETVTPLLASRINRAIQFAQKQVAKGRKMPKLIMSGGQGKDEKISEAQAMTEYALARGIAPDNILREDKSQNTYQNMLFSAKVAAKNYGSDNYRAKFFSNNYHIFRASLFARAAGLNANGVGSYTRFYFLPNAIVREFAGVLVMNKKRHLIVITLILVAFILLALFTGLSPAQN encoded by the coding sequence ATGCACTTTTTTCAAATTTTTAGTTCAAATCAGCCATTTACCTACCTAACGATTCTATTATTCCTCACATTTATCGTATTTTTAACGGCTTGGTTAAAAGAGCCACGACGACTTTTTAATGGGATTTTATTTACAACCTTCATTTTAATACTTGGAATTTGGTTTACAGTGTTAATCATTGCTACCAATTTGCAGATTCTAATTAATATTTACATTGTTGTACTGGCGCTTTTTGTAACGATTATCGTTTTGATGGCTGCTTTTTCCTGGCTCTTCTTTTTATGGAATGCCTATTTTGTTTGGCAACGCGAAAGCCACACATTGCCTAATTTGCTAACTCTCTTTATTGGTCTGGCTTTAATTATTGTTTGGGCGATTGCATTAATCGGCCCATTTAAAGCTGCACCATATTGGCTAAAAGCCTTGCTTTACGCTACACCAGCTGTCGTTTTGTATTTTTTACTGGTTGCTTACAACTTTCTGGTGAACTTAGCACTCTACCAACTTGTACCACGACAGTATAATCAGGACTACCTAATCGTTTTGGGTGCTGGACTATATAACGGTGAGACAGTGACACCCCTACTTGCCAGCCGCATTAACCGAGCAATTCAATTTGCGCAAAAACAGGTTGCCAAGGGACGAAAAATGCCTAAACTAATTATGTCTGGTGGTCAAGGCAAAGACGAAAAAATCTCTGAAGCTCAAGCGATGACAGAATATGCTTTAGCCCGTGGTATTGCACCTGACAACATTCTGCGCGAAGATAAATCTCAGAATACGTATCAGAACATGCTCTTTTCAGCAAAAGTAGCAGCCAAAAACTATGGCAGTGATAATTATCGGGCTAAATTTTTTAGTAATAATTATCATATTTTTCGGGCTTCTCTTTTTGCCCGAGCTGCTGGGCTAAACGCTAACGGTGTCGGCTCATATACCAGGTTTTACTTCTTACCCAACGCCATTGTACGCGAATTTGCCGGTGTGCTTGTAATGAACAAAAAACGCCACTTAATAGTTATTACATTAATATTGGTAGCATTTATTCTGTTGGCACTTTTTACTGGCTTGAGTCCGGCTCAAAACTAA